DNA sequence from the Glycine soja cultivar W05 chromosome 18, ASM419377v2, whole genome shotgun sequence genome:
CTCACTCTGGTGTCTTACAGATGAAAATGTATGTTTCtaccatttttgtttgtttttaaaattaatacactAATTTCAATTGAACTTTCTCTTTTATATTGGGATATGATTGATGTTTAATAGCTTTGTCACAGCTTAGAGGGCAATGCTGGTGAACTCACAAATTTTGAGGTCCTTGATTTCTTACGAGCTAAAGGAGCTTCAAAGGATCCAACAAGAGTTATTGCCAAAGTAGTGCAGTCTGAATACAaggttagatttgatttttctgATAAATGGGAATACTTGTAAGTTTTATTGGTAGATGAATGTTCTGTACATCTAGCAGGTTTATGATTATTTGGTTGACACTGCTGCCTC
Encoded proteins:
- the LOC114395527 gene encoding uncharacterized protein LOC114395527; this encodes MKILEGNAGELTNFEVLDFLRAKGASKDPTRVIAKVVQSEYKVYDYLVDTAASVQTRESINEFLTSVK